A genomic window from Leptolyngbya sp. BL0902 includes:
- the psbD gene encoding photosystem II D2 protein (photosystem q(a) protein), which translates to MTIAMGRAQAQRGWFDVLDDWLKRDRFVFVGWSGILLFPCAYLAVGGWLTGTTFVTSWYTHGLASSYLEGANFLTVAVSTPANSLGHSLLLLWGPEAQGDFVRWCQLGGLWSFVALHGAFGLIGFMLRQFEVARLVGLRPYNAIAFSAPIAVFVSVFLMYPLGQSSWFFAPSFGVASIFRFLLFFQGFHNWTLNPFHMMGVAGVLGGALLCAIHGATVENTLFKDGENANTFRAFEPTQAEETYSMVTANRFWSQIFGIAFSNKRWLHFFMLFVPVTGLWMSAVGVVGLGLNLRAYDFVSQEIRAAEDPEFETFYTKNILLNEGIRAWMAPTDQPHEKFVFPEEVLPRGNAL; encoded by the coding sequence ACGTCCTCGATGACTGGCTGAAGCGCGATCGCTTTGTATTTGTGGGCTGGTCTGGCATCCTGCTGTTCCCCTGCGCCTATCTGGCGGTGGGCGGCTGGCTGACTGGCACCACCTTCGTCACCTCCTGGTACACCCACGGCCTCGCGTCGTCCTACCTGGAAGGGGCTAACTTTTTGACCGTGGCCGTTTCGACCCCGGCCAACAGCTTGGGTCACTCCCTGCTGCTGCTCTGGGGTCCCGAAGCCCAGGGCGATTTCGTCCGCTGGTGCCAACTGGGCGGCCTGTGGAGCTTTGTGGCCCTGCACGGTGCCTTCGGTCTGATCGGCTTCATGCTGCGTCAGTTTGAAGTGGCCCGTCTGGTGGGTCTGCGGCCCTACAACGCCATTGCCTTCTCCGCGCCGATTGCGGTGTTCGTCAGCGTGTTTCTGATGTACCCCCTCGGCCAAAGCAGCTGGTTCTTTGCCCCCAGCTTCGGTGTGGCGTCCATCTTCCGCTTCCTGCTGTTCTTCCAAGGCTTCCACAACTGGACCCTCAACCCCTTCCACATGATGGGCGTTGCTGGGGTACTGGGCGGTGCGCTGCTCTGCGCCATCCACGGGGCCACGGTGGAGAATACCCTGTTCAAGGACGGCGAGAATGCTAACACCTTCCGCGCCTTTGAACCCACCCAGGCCGAAGAAACCTACTCCATGGTGACCGCCAACCGTTTCTGGTCTCAGATTTTTGGGATCGCCTTCTCCAACAAGCGTTGGCTGCACTTCTTCATGCTGTTTGTGCCTGTGACGGGCCTGTGGATGAGTGCCGTGGGCGTGGTGGGTCTGGGTCTGAACCTGCGGGCCTACGACTTCGTCTCCCAGGAAATCCGGGCGGCGGAAGACCCTGAATTTGAAACCTTCTACACCAAGAACATTCTGCTGAACGAAGGTATCCGGGCTTGGATGGCTCCCACCGACCAACCCCACGAAAAGTTTGTATTCCCCGAAGAGGTACTGCCACGTGGTAACGCTCTCTAG
- the psbC gene encoding photosystem II reaction center protein CP43 produces the protein MVTLSSNSFIAGRDQESTGFAWWSGNARLINLSGKLLGAHVAHAGLIVFWAGAMTLFEVAHFVPDKPLYEQGFILLPHLATLGWGVGPGGEVIDTFPYFVVGVLHLISSAVLGLGGVYHAVRGPEVLEEYSSFFGYDWKDKNQMTNIIGYHLILLGCGALLLVLKACVFGGVYDTWAPGGGDVRVITNPTLNPAVIFGYLTRSPFGGEGWIVGVNNMEDIIGGHIWIGLICIGGGIWHILTTPFGWARRAFIWSGEAYLSYSLGALSLMGFIASCYVWFNNTAYPSEFYGPTNAESSQAQAMTFLVRDMRLGANIGSAQGPTGLGKYLMRSPTGEIIFGGETMRFWDFQGPWLEPLRGPNGLDLDKLTNDIQDWQVRRAAEYMTHAPNASINSVGGVITEINSVNFVNPRQWLSTSHFVLGFFFLVGHLWHAGRARAAEAGFEKGIDRETEPVLAMGDLD, from the coding sequence GTGGTAACGCTCTCTAGTAATTCCTTTATCGCGGGGCGCGACCAAGAGTCCACCGGGTTCGCCTGGTGGTCTGGTAACGCCCGTCTGATCAACCTGTCTGGCAAGCTGCTGGGTGCCCATGTGGCCCACGCTGGTCTGATCGTATTCTGGGCCGGGGCCATGACCCTGTTTGAAGTGGCCCACTTCGTTCCCGACAAGCCTCTGTATGAGCAGGGCTTCATTCTGCTGCCTCACCTGGCCACCCTGGGCTGGGGCGTTGGCCCCGGCGGTGAAGTAATTGACACCTTCCCCTACTTTGTGGTGGGTGTGCTTCACCTGATTTCCTCCGCTGTGCTGGGTCTGGGTGGTGTGTACCACGCCGTGCGTGGCCCCGAAGTGCTGGAAGAGTACTCCTCCTTCTTCGGCTACGACTGGAAAGACAAGAACCAGATGACCAACATCATCGGCTACCACCTAATCCTGCTGGGTTGTGGTGCCCTGCTGCTGGTGCTGAAGGCTTGCGTCTTCGGTGGCGTATACGACACCTGGGCTCCCGGTGGCGGCGATGTTCGCGTCATCACCAACCCCACCCTCAACCCCGCTGTGATCTTCGGCTATCTAACCCGCTCCCCCTTCGGTGGTGAGGGCTGGATCGTCGGCGTGAACAACATGGAAGACATCATCGGTGGCCACATTTGGATCGGCCTGATCTGCATCGGTGGTGGTATCTGGCACATTCTGACCACCCCCTTTGGCTGGGCTCGTCGCGCCTTCATCTGGTCTGGCGAAGCTTACCTGTCCTATAGCTTGGGTGCGCTGTCCCTGATGGGCTTCATCGCCTCCTGCTATGTGTGGTTCAACAACACCGCCTACCCCTCCGAGTTCTACGGCCCCACCAACGCCGAGTCTTCCCAGGCTCAGGCCATGACCTTCCTAGTGCGCGACATGCGCCTGGGTGCCAACATCGGTTCCGCCCAAGGCCCCACGGGTCTCGGTAAGTACCTGATGCGCTCCCCCACGGGTGAGATCATCTTCGGTGGTGAAACCATGCGCTTCTGGGATTTCCAAGGCCCCTGGCTGGAGCCCCTGCGTGGCCCTAACGGCCTTGACCTCGACAAGCTGACCAACGACATCCAAGATTGGCAGGTGCGCCGCGCCGCTGAGTACATGACTCACGCGCCCAACGCCTCCATCAACTCTGTGGGTGGCGTGATCACCGAGATCAACTCTGTGAACTTCGTGAACCCCCGTCAGTGGCTGTCTACCTCCCACTTCGTGCTGGGCTTCTTCTTCCTGGTCGGCCACCTCTGGCACGCGGGTCGCGCTCGTGCGGCTGAAGCGGGCTTCGAGAAAGGCATCGACCGCGAAACCGAGCCTGTGCTGGCTATGGGCGACCTCGACTAA
- the purH gene encoding bifunctional phosphoribosylaminoimidazolecarboxamide formyltransferase/IMP cyclohydrolase produces the protein MARLALLSVSDKTGLVELAQALVNEFGFEIVSSGGTARALAEAGLPVTKVSDYTGSPEILGGRVKTLHPRIHGGILARPDMAQDEADLAANNIRPFDLVVVNLYPFEQTIAKAGVTLPEAIEQIDIGGPTMVRAAAKNHAYLTILCQPNQYADYLEAMRANQGQVPLSFRQACAQAAFWHTANYDQAIATYLTQANSEGEGMPTQWAMIGQQHATLRYGENPHQSAAWYRTGATATGWAGAEQLQGKELSYNNLVDLEAARRIIAEFPDDQPAAAVLKHTNPCGVAMGDSLATAYQRAYDADSTSAFGGIVALNRVIDADTAQQLTGTFLECIVAPGCDAAAREILAKKQNLRVLVLEDLLTGPQQAAMAIAGGFLLQNPDTLRDDPATWQIVTEAKPTEADLSELLFAWRVVKHVKSNAIVVTNQHQTLGIGAGQMNRVGSVGIALTQAGDKAQGAILASDGFFPFDDSVRTAAAAGIRAIVQPGGSRKDDDSIKAANELGIIMALTGVRHFLH, from the coding sequence ATGGCACGGCTGGCACTACTGAGCGTATCGGACAAAACGGGCCTAGTGGAGTTGGCCCAGGCGCTTGTCAACGAGTTTGGGTTTGAGATTGTCAGCAGCGGTGGCACGGCTCGCGCCTTGGCGGAGGCAGGGCTTCCCGTCACCAAAGTGTCGGACTATACGGGGTCGCCGGAGATTTTGGGCGGACGGGTAAAGACCCTGCATCCCCGCATCCACGGCGGCATTCTGGCGCGGCCCGACATGGCCCAGGATGAGGCCGATCTCGCCGCCAATAACATTCGCCCCTTTGACCTCGTGGTGGTCAACCTCTACCCCTTCGAGCAAACCATCGCCAAGGCAGGCGTCACCCTGCCGGAGGCCATCGAGCAAATCGACATCGGTGGCCCCACCATGGTGCGGGCAGCGGCCAAGAACCATGCCTATCTGACCATTCTTTGCCAACCTAACCAGTACGCCGATTATCTGGAAGCGATGCGGGCTAATCAAGGTCAGGTGCCGCTGAGCTTCCGCCAAGCCTGCGCCCAGGCCGCTTTTTGGCACACCGCCAACTACGACCAAGCCATCGCCACCTACCTCACCCAGGCCAATAGCGAAGGCGAAGGAATGCCGACCCAGTGGGCCATGATCGGCCAGCAGCACGCCACCCTGCGCTATGGCGAAAACCCCCACCAAAGCGCCGCCTGGTATCGCACCGGAGCAACGGCCACGGGCTGGGCCGGAGCCGAACAACTCCAGGGCAAAGAACTGAGCTACAACAACCTGGTGGATCTGGAAGCTGCCCGCCGCATCATTGCGGAATTCCCCGACGACCAACCCGCCGCCGCCGTGCTGAAGCACACCAACCCCTGCGGCGTGGCCATGGGCGACAGCCTCGCCACCGCCTACCAACGGGCCTACGACGCCGATTCCACCTCGGCCTTTGGAGGCATCGTGGCGCTGAACCGGGTGATTGACGCCGACACCGCCCAGCAGCTTACGGGCACCTTTCTGGAATGCATCGTTGCCCCCGGTTGCGATGCGGCGGCACGGGAAATCCTGGCCAAAAAACAAAACCTGCGGGTGCTGGTGCTAGAAGATCTGCTGACCGGGCCACAGCAAGCGGCGATGGCCATTGCCGGAGGCTTTTTGCTGCAAAACCCCGACACCCTCCGCGACGACCCCGCCACCTGGCAGATCGTCACCGAGGCCAAACCCACCGAGGCTGACCTGTCCGAACTGCTGTTTGCGTGGCGCGTGGTGAAGCACGTTAAATCCAACGCCATTGTGGTGACGAACCAGCACCAAACCCTCGGCATCGGTGCAGGCCAAATGAACCGGGTTGGCTCCGTCGGCATTGCCCTCACCCAGGCCGGGGACAAGGCCCAGGGCGCGATCCTCGCCAGCGATGGCTTCTTCCCCTTCGATGACTCCGTTCGCACCGCCGCCGCCGCTGGCATTCGCGCCATTGTGCAACCCGGAGGCAGCCGCAAGGACGACGACTCCATCAAAGCTGCCAACGAACTGGGCATCATCATGGCCCTCACCGGAGTGCGGCACTTCCTGCACTAG
- a CDS encoding DUF3488 and DUF4129 domain-containing transglutaminase family protein, with the protein MVPTQWLANSRLALPTNPVEVEDSILLRTLVQGLVTVGIASVAVAAVGVTQASLWNLLAIPLSGVGAWVSWQRRRKRNITLKFAIALGMLIALAAFFSRIIQEPGDTRIILAELLIQLQVLHSFDLPRRKDLGYSMVIGLILLAVAATISQTFSFAPMLLLFLALALPILVLDYQSRLGLKPAPWRQMRVGPTLRQFLVMMGITVSLGLVIFIFLPRLPGYQIQNFPVSSTIDIDEGFDGQSIINPGYLNDAGQGEQGFGEGGGGTIQGRGQSTGPGNVDSTFYYGFNQTMNQNLRGTMTPQVVLRVRSQAPGFWRVLAFDRYTGQGWEISRNEEVQTLPRSRFANKTLLPIEPTLNRSREVVQTYTVVNSLPNLIPALAQARELYFPTREVAIDREGSLRSPVGLEEGITYTVVSRVPFRDRSLLREAATEYPAEIRQHHLQVPEAIRDRVRQRTEELLATSPTPLTDPYEKALYLAQALKQRYTIQPDLPFFADDQDLVEAFLFITQGGYPDHFSTVLTVMLRSIGIPARLVAGFGEGQFNPFTGFYVVQNTDAYALTEVYFPQYGWFGFDPIPGHELLPPSLREYETFSTVRQVWNWVAGWLPSPVLSWLDGLRQLATEAMVFVLRALGGLFRLGWVGIALGLAGATALAFVGWLAWNWLRLGWRRWRWRQLPPTERLYQQMLTWLEEQGHPKRPSETPSEYSQRLYQQIHATQAQAAGEIAQAYVRWRYGGEAQNATYLAEKLTLIRRSYAAQNRPRWRLRQG; encoded by the coding sequence ATGGTTCCTACCCAGTGGTTGGCCAACAGCCGTTTAGCCCTGCCCACAAATCCGGTGGAGGTTGAGGATTCAATCTTGCTGCGGACGTTAGTGCAGGGCTTAGTAACGGTGGGCATTGCCTCGGTAGCGGTGGCGGCGGTGGGGGTCACGCAGGCATCGCTCTGGAACTTGCTGGCGATTCCCCTCAGCGGGGTGGGGGCCTGGGTGAGCTGGCAGCGGCGGCGCAAGCGCAACATTACCCTCAAGTTTGCCATTGCCCTGGGGATGCTGATTGCTCTGGCCGCCTTCTTTTCGCGGATTATCCAGGAACCGGGAGATACCCGCATTATCCTGGCGGAACTCCTAATTCAGCTCCAGGTGCTCCACAGCTTTGACTTGCCCCGCCGCAAGGATTTGGGCTACTCGATGGTGATTGGCCTGATTTTGCTAGCGGTGGCGGCCACCATTAGCCAAACCTTTTCCTTTGCGCCAATGCTGCTGCTATTTTTAGCCTTGGCGCTGCCCATTCTGGTGTTGGACTATCAATCGCGCCTGGGGTTGAAGCCTGCCCCCTGGCGGCAAATGCGGGTGGGGCCAACGTTGCGGCAATTTCTGGTGATGATGGGTATCACCGTTAGCCTGGGGCTGGTGATTTTTATCTTTTTGCCGCGTCTGCCGGGGTATCAAATTCAAAACTTTCCGGTTAGTTCCACCATTGATATTGATGAGGGTTTTGATGGTCAGTCGATCATCAATCCGGGCTATCTCAACGATGCTGGCCAGGGGGAACAGGGCTTTGGGGAAGGCGGCGGCGGCACGATTCAGGGGCGAGGCCAATCCACAGGGCCAGGGAATGTAGATAGCACCTTCTACTACGGCTTTAACCAAACCATGAACCAAAACCTGCGCGGCACCATGACGCCCCAGGTAGTATTGCGGGTGCGTTCCCAGGCCCCAGGGTTTTGGCGGGTGCTGGCCTTTGACCGCTATACCGGGCAAGGCTGGGAAATTTCTCGCAACGAAGAGGTGCAAACCTTACCCCGGTCTCGCTTTGCCAACAAAACCCTGCTGCCCATTGAGCCCACCCTCAACCGCAGCCGGGAGGTGGTGCAGACCTACACCGTGGTCAACAGTTTGCCAAACCTAATTCCGGCCCTAGCCCAGGCGCGGGAACTGTACTTCCCGACCCGTGAGGTGGCCATTGATCGGGAGGGAAGTCTGCGGTCGCCCGTTGGCCTAGAGGAGGGGATTACCTACACGGTGGTATCGCGGGTACCCTTTCGAGATCGATCCCTGCTGCGCGAAGCGGCAACGGAATACCCTGCCGAAATTCGTCAGCACCATCTGCAAGTGCCGGAGGCCATTCGTGACCGCGTTCGCCAACGTACCGAGGAACTCCTAGCCACCTCCCCCACCCCCCTCACCGATCCCTACGAAAAAGCCCTCTACTTGGCCCAAGCCCTCAAACAGCGCTACACTATCCAGCCTGACCTGCCCTTTTTTGCCGACGATCAAGACTTAGTCGAAGCCTTTTTGTTTATCACCCAGGGCGGCTACCCCGACCACTTCTCAACGGTGCTCACGGTGATGCTGCGCTCCATTGGTATTCCAGCTCGCCTCGTGGCAGGGTTTGGTGAAGGCCAGTTCAACCCCTTCACCGGGTTTTATGTGGTGCAAAACACCGATGCCTACGCCCTCACGGAGGTCTACTTTCCCCAGTACGGCTGGTTTGGGTTTGACCCCATCCCCGGCCATGAGCTGCTGCCCCCCAGCCTGCGCGAGTACGAAACCTTTAGCACTGTGCGCCAGGTGTGGAACTGGGTGGCGGGCTGGCTTCCCTCCCCCGTGTTGAGCTGGCTAGACGGTCTGCGACAGCTTGCAACGGAGGCGATGGTCTTTGTCCTTCGCGCCCTAGGCGGGCTGTTTCGCCTAGGCTGGGTGGGGATTGCCCTAGGGCTGGCCGGAGCCACGGCCCTCGCTTTTGTAGGCTGGCTGGCTTGGAACTGGCTGCGGCTGGGCTGGCGACGGTGGCGATGGCGGCAACTGCCCCCTACCGAGCGCCTTTATCAACAAATGCTGACCTGGTTGGAGGAACAGGGCCACCCCAAGCGCCCCAGCGAAACCCCCTCGGAATATAGCCAGCGCCTATATCAGCAAATCCACGCCACCCAGGCCCAGGCCGCTGGAGAAATTGCCCAGGCCTATGTGCGCTGGCGCTATGGTGGAGAAGCCCAGAATGCGACCTATCTCGCTGAAAAACTCACCCTCATTCGCCGTAGCTATGCGGCCCAAAATCGTCCCCGCTGGCGATTGCGTCAGGGCTAA
- the bioD gene encoding dethiobiotin synthase, producing the protein MVALNALLITGTDTEVGKTVVTSALLAYWRKYYPQQSIGILKPLQSGEGDRELYQRVFFPDLPLDAIAPQYFEAPLALPLAAALEQRPIDLGVVWNRLQTLIQTHDRVLVEGLGGLGSPVTDEMTVADLAAAWHLPVVLVVPVKLGAIAQAVANVALARQQKVDLRGIILNCNHPLSPEDLERWAPAEMITRLTQTPVLGVCPYLENPESLESLAQAAQGLHLDALGTTQPAMR; encoded by the coding sequence ATGGTTGCTTTGAATGCGCTGTTAATTACAGGCACCGACACCGAGGTGGGCAAAACCGTGGTGACAAGTGCCCTGCTGGCCTACTGGCGAAAATACTATCCCCAGCAATCCATCGGCATCCTCAAGCCCCTACAGTCCGGGGAGGGAGATCGCGAACTCTACCAGCGGGTCTTTTTCCCGGATCTGCCCCTCGATGCCATCGCCCCCCAGTATTTTGAGGCTCCCCTGGCTCTGCCCCTCGCCGCCGCCCTAGAGCAGCGCCCCATTGACCTAGGCGTCGTTTGGAATCGGCTGCAAACCCTGATTCAAACCCATGATCGCGTTTTGGTAGAAGGTTTGGGCGGACTTGGATCCCCCGTTACCGACGAAATGACCGTAGCGGATTTAGCGGCGGCATGGCACCTTCCGGTAGTGCTGGTAGTGCCTGTGAAACTGGGAGCCATCGCCCAGGCGGTGGCTAACGTGGCCCTCGCCCGTCAACAAAAGGTTGACCTGCGCGGCATCATTCTCAACTGCAATCATCCCCTCAGCCCAGAGGATCTTGAACGCTGGGCACCCGCCGAGATGATCACCCGACTCACGCAGACTCCCGTCCTCGGGGTGTGCCCCTACCTAGAAAACCCCGAATCCCTAGAATCTCTGGCCCAAGCAGCCCAGGGGCTTCATCTGGACGCGTTGGGAACCACTCAACCTGCAATGCGATGA
- the gyrB gene encoding DNA topoisomerase (ATP-hydrolyzing) subunit B, whose amino-acid sequence MTTDYGADQIQVLEGLEPVRKRPGMYIGSTGPRGLHHLVYEVVDNSVDEALAGHCKRIDISLNADGSVSVTDDGRGIPTDVHPRTGKSALETVMTVLHAGGKFGGGGYKVSGGLHGVGISVVNALSAWVEVTVWREGKAHKQRYERGVPMGELVVTPLTEKRRGTSVSFLPDTQIFTTGIEFDYNTLSGRLRELAYLNAGIEIVFTDYRLELLKSDQPRVSTYHYAGGITEYVAYINHDKQPIHDEIIHIAAERDGVQVEAALQWCVDAYSDNLLGFANNIRTIDGGTHLEGLKAVLTRTLNNFARKRNKRKDAESNLAGENIREGLTAIVSVKVPDPEFEGQTKTKLGNTEVRGIVDSLVGEALTEYLDFHPGVADSILEKAIQAFNAAEAARRARELVRRKSVLESSTLPGKLADCSSRDPSESEIFIVEGDSAGGSAKQGRDRRFQAILPLRGKILNIEKTDDAKIYKNTEIQALITALGLGIKGEEFDMSQLRYHRICLMTDADVDGAHIRTLLLTFFYRYQRELVDQGYVYIACPPLYKVERGRNHWYCYNEWELQQLIQNEFPANANYTVQRFKGLGEMMPQQLWETTMDPTTRTMKRVEIEDAAEADRIFTILMGDRVAPRREFIETYGPKMKLADLDI is encoded by the coding sequence ATGACAACCGATTACGGTGCCGATCAGATTCAAGTACTGGAAGGGCTTGAGCCTGTTCGTAAACGTCCAGGGATGTACATTGGCAGCACGGGGCCGCGCGGCCTTCACCACCTAGTGTACGAGGTTGTTGATAACTCCGTCGATGAGGCGCTGGCAGGGCACTGTAAGCGCATCGATATTTCCCTCAATGCCGATGGTTCCGTCAGTGTCACCGACGACGGGCGCGGCATTCCCACCGACGTTCACCCCCGCACGGGCAAGTCGGCCCTAGAAACGGTGATGACGGTGCTCCACGCCGGGGGCAAGTTTGGTGGCGGCGGTTACAAGGTATCTGGCGGTCTGCACGGGGTGGGTATTTCCGTGGTCAATGCCCTGTCGGCATGGGTGGAAGTGACCGTGTGGCGTGAGGGTAAGGCCCACAAACAGCGCTACGAACGGGGTGTGCCCATGGGCGAACTGGTTGTCACGCCGCTGACCGAAAAGCGGCGCGGTACCTCGGTTTCCTTTCTGCCCGATACCCAAATTTTTACCACCGGGATCGAGTTCGACTACAACACTCTCTCCGGTCGCCTGCGAGAACTGGCCTACCTCAACGCCGGGATTGAAATTGTTTTCACCGACTATCGACTGGAACTGCTGAAGTCCGATCAGCCCAGGGTCTCCACCTACCACTATGCGGGCGGCATCACCGAATACGTCGCCTACATCAACCACGATAAACAACCCATCCATGATGAGATCATCCACATTGCCGCCGAGCGCGACGGGGTGCAGGTGGAAGCGGCGCTGCAATGGTGTGTGGATGCCTACTCCGACAACCTGCTGGGCTTTGCCAACAACATTCGCACCATCGACGGCGGTACCCACCTAGAGGGGCTAAAGGCGGTGCTGACCCGCACCCTCAACAACTTTGCCCGCAAGCGCAACAAACGCAAGGATGCCGAATCGAACCTGGCCGGGGAAAACATCCGCGAGGGGCTAACGGCCATTGTGTCGGTAAAGGTACCCGATCCTGAATTTGAGGGCCAAACCAAAACCAAGCTGGGCAATACCGAGGTGCGCGGCATCGTGGATTCCCTCGTCGGCGAAGCCCTGACCGAGTACCTGGACTTCCACCCCGGCGTGGCGGATTCCATCCTCGAAAAAGCCATCCAAGCCTTCAACGCCGCCGAAGCTGCCCGACGAGCACGGGAACTGGTGCGCCGCAAGTCGGTGCTAGAATCCTCCACCCTGCCCGGTAAGCTGGCGGATTGCAGCAGCCGCGACCCCAGCGAATCAGAAATTTTCATCGTCGAGGGCGACTCTGCAGGTGGGAGTGCAAAGCAGGGTCGAGATCGTCGTTTTCAGGCCATTTTGCCTCTACGCGGTAAAATCCTCAACATCGAAAAAACCGACGATGCCAAGATTTATAAAAACACTGAAATCCAGGCGTTAATTACCGCTCTAGGGTTAGGCATCAAGGGCGAAGAATTCGATATGTCGCAGTTGCGCTACCACCGCATCTGCCTGATGACCGATGCCGACGTAGACGGTGCTCACATTCGCACCCTGCTGCTCACCTTCTTCTACCGCTACCAGCGGGAACTGGTAGATCAGGGCTATGTCTACATCGCCTGCCCGCCTTTGTACAAGGTAGAGCGGGGCCGCAACCATTGGTACTGCTACAACGAGTGGGAGCTGCAACAGCTCATTCAAAACGAGTTTCCGGCCAACGCCAACTACACCGTGCAGCGGTTTAAGGGTTTGGGGGAAATGATGCCCCAGCAACTCTGGGAAACCACTATGGATCCCACCACTCGCACCATGAAACGGGTAGAAATTGAAGACGCTGCCGAGGCCGACCGGATCTTTACGATTCTGATGGGTGATCGGGTGGCCCCCCGCCGCGAGTTCATCGAAACCTACGGCCCCAAAATGAAGCTAGCGGATTTGGATATCTAG
- the miaA gene encoding tRNA (adenosine(37)-N6)-dimethylallyltransferase MiaA, translating to MEPTKFSVVEPSPFSGNFVDSSVPFLLVIGGATATGKSGLAMALAKRLNGAILSADSRQVYREFDIGTAKPSQADQNRVPHYLIDLCDPTETLTLAEYQQQAQGLIRQFHQAGKSVPLLVGGTGLYIDAIVKGLKIPPVAPQPALRQQISDLGQFHAYALLQSLDPAATQRIHPNDAVRTVRALEIFYVTGQAPSTLQGENPPTYPILYLGLDGDPDTLHRRIAQRAHAMIEMGLEEEVLHLAKKYGFDLPLLQTLGYAEMLPYVRGDIALNTAIEAIILHTRQFAKRQRTWFRNRATVQWFNLGATDLVDQVWNWLLATELLEVK from the coding sequence ATGGAACCCACAAAATTTTCGGTTGTAGAACCTAGCCCATTTTCAGGGAATTTTGTTGATTCAAGTGTACCATTTTTGCTGGTGATCGGCGGCGCAACGGCCACGGGAAAATCTGGATTAGCGATGGCTTTGGCCAAACGCCTCAACGGTGCGATTCTGAGTGCCGATTCCCGACAAGTATACCGAGAGTTTGATATTGGCACCGCCAAACCGTCCCAGGCTGACCAAAATCGGGTGCCCCACTATTTAATCGACCTCTGCGACCCCACCGAAACCCTCACCCTGGCGGAGTATCAGCAGCAGGCCCAGGGATTGATTCGTCAGTTTCACCAGGCTGGGAAATCTGTTCCCCTGCTGGTGGGCGGCACCGGACTTTATATTGATGCCATCGTGAAGGGACTGAAAATTCCCCCCGTGGCCCCTCAACCCGCCCTGCGACAGCAAATCAGCGATCTCGGCCAGTTCCACGCCTACGCGCTGTTGCAATCCCTCGACCCCGCCGCCACCCAGCGCATCCATCCCAACGATGCCGTTCGCACCGTCCGCGCCCTAGAAATTTTCTATGTCACCGGGCAAGCGCCCTCGACCCTACAAGGGGAGAATCCGCCCACCTATCCGATTCTGTACCTAGGGCTAGATGGCGACCCTGATACTCTGCACCGCCGCATTGCCCAGCGTGCCCACGCCATGATTGAGATGGGCCTTGAGGAGGAGGTGCTCCATTTAGCCAAAAAGTACGGCTTTGATCTGCCCTTACTGCAAACTCTGGGCTATGCCGAAATGCTGCCCTACGTGCGGGGTGACATTGCGCTCAACACGGCCATTGAGGCCATCATTCTCCACACCCGGCAGTTTGCCAAACGTCAGCGCACCTGGTTTCGCAATCGGGCCACGGTGCAGTGGTTTAACCTAGGGGCAACCGATTTAGTTGATCAGGTGTGGAACTGGCTGCTGGCAACCGAGTTATTAGAGGTCAAGTAG